A window of the Citrus sinensis cultivar Valencia sweet orange chromosome 9, DVS_A1.0, whole genome shotgun sequence genome harbors these coding sequences:
- the LOC102612528 gene encoding mitochondrial carrier protein MTM1-like isoform X1: protein MAEAAETEATEHPWMSPEKTEINGRDLTITVLTVGDDRHERGGLAASQSNETTSNVSDGKLGLGERAFSAAGAAFLSAIIVNPLDVAKTRLQAQAAGVAYSHPLSNLISRMAYFGPRTMFADLRCSPSCTRAGVHGTVSMCPPDCFQYRGTLDVFYKIIRQEGFSRLWRGTNAGLALAVPTVGIYLPCYDVFRNWLEEATDKNAPSATPYVPLVAGSLARSLACATCYPIELARTRMQAFKGNQIGKKPPGVWQTLLGVLSHVKSTNNIQKGFQGYRILWTGMGTQLARDVPFSAICWSTLEPMRRRLLSFVGEDSNAASVLGANFSAAFVAGSLAAAATCPLDVAKTRRQIEKDPGRAMRMTTRQTLMEVWREAGIKGLFTGVGPRVARAGPSVGIVVSFYEVVKYVLHNR, encoded by the exons ATGGCGGAGGCGGCGGAGACTGAGGCAACGGAGCATCCGTGGATGAGTCCGGAGAAAACCGAGATTAATGGCCGTGACTTGACGATAACGGTATTGACGGTAGGTGATGATAGACATGAGAGAGGAGGATTGGCTGCGTCGCAGTCGAATGAAACTACATCAAACGTTTCCGATGGAAAGTTAGGGTTAGGAGAGAGAGCTTTTTCCGCCGCTGGTGCTGCGTTTTTGTCGGCTATCATCGTCAATCCTCTTGACGTTGCCAAG ACAAGGTTGCAAGCACAAGCTGCTGGAGTAGCTTACTCACATCCGTTAAGCAATCTTATTAGTCGTATGGCCTATTTTGGGCCTAGAACA ATGTTTGCAGATTTAAGGTGTTCTCCGTCCTGTACACGTGCTGGAGTTCATGGTACTGTGTCAATGTGTCCTCCTGATTGTTTTCAGTACAGAGGAACACTTGATGTCTTTTACAAAATCATACGGCAG GAAGGATTTTCCAGGCTGTGGAGAGGCACAAATGCTGGTTTGGCATTGGCTGTACCAACG GTGGGAATCTACCTACCTTGCTATGACGTGTTCCGCAACTGGTTAGAAGAGGCAACTGATAAGAATGCTCCAAGTGCGACACCATATGTCCCTTTGGTTGCAGGATCATTGGCACGATCATTGGCTTGTGCAACTTGCTACCCCATTGAACTTGCCAGAACCCGGATGCAG GCATTCAAGGGTAATCAAATTGGCAAGAAGCCTCCTGGTGTCTGGCAGACGTTATTGGGTGTACTGTCCCATGTTAAAAGCACAAATAACATTCAAAAAGGCT TCCAAGGCTACCGCATACTGTGGACGGGCATGGGAACGCAGCTTGCTCGAGATGTTCCTTTCTCAGCAATTTGTTGGTCAACTCTTGAGCCT ATGAGGAGAAGACTTCTGAGTTTTGTGGGTGAGGATTCCAACGCAGCCAGTGTACTTGGAGCAAATTTTTCTGCTGCTTTTGTTGCAGGAAGCCTCGCCGCTGCTGCTACATGTCCTCTAGATGTTGCAAAGACCCGAAGGCAAATAGAg aagGATCCTGGCAGGGCAATGAGGATGACAACACGACAAACATTAATGGAGGTTTGGAG GGAGGCAGGTATCAAGGGTTTGTTCACAGGAGTTGGTCCTCGTGTTGCCCGTGCAGGCCCTTCCGTTGGGATTGTTGTCTCATTCTATGAAGTTGTGAAGTATGTTCTACATAACCGATAA
- the LOC102612528 gene encoding mitochondrial carrier protein MTM1-like isoform X2 — MCPPDCFQYRGTLDVFYKIIRQEGFSRLWRGTNAGLALAVPTVGIYLPCYDVFRNWLEEATDKNAPSATPYVPLVAGSLARSLACATCYPIELARTRMQAFKGNQIGKKPPGVWQTLLGVLSHVKSTNNIQKGFQGYRILWTGMGTQLARDVPFSAICWSTLEPMRRRLLSFVGEDSNAASVLGANFSAAFVAGSLAAAATCPLDVAKTRRQIEKDPGRAMRMTTRQTLMEVWREAGIKGLFTGVGPRVARAGPSVGIVVSFYEVVKYVLHNR, encoded by the exons ATGTGTCCTCCTGATTGTTTTCAGTACAGAGGAACACTTGATGTCTTTTACAAAATCATACGGCAG GAAGGATTTTCCAGGCTGTGGAGAGGCACAAATGCTGGTTTGGCATTGGCTGTACCAACG GTGGGAATCTACCTACCTTGCTATGACGTGTTCCGCAACTGGTTAGAAGAGGCAACTGATAAGAATGCTCCAAGTGCGACACCATATGTCCCTTTGGTTGCAGGATCATTGGCACGATCATTGGCTTGTGCAACTTGCTACCCCATTGAACTTGCCAGAACCCGGATGCAG GCATTCAAGGGTAATCAAATTGGCAAGAAGCCTCCTGGTGTCTGGCAGACGTTATTGGGTGTACTGTCCCATGTTAAAAGCACAAATAACATTCAAAAAGGCT TCCAAGGCTACCGCATACTGTGGACGGGCATGGGAACGCAGCTTGCTCGAGATGTTCCTTTCTCAGCAATTTGTTGGTCAACTCTTGAGCCT ATGAGGAGAAGACTTCTGAGTTTTGTGGGTGAGGATTCCAACGCAGCCAGTGTACTTGGAGCAAATTTTTCTGCTGCTTTTGTTGCAGGAAGCCTCGCCGCTGCTGCTACATGTCCTCTAGATGTTGCAAAGACCCGAAGGCAAATAGAg aagGATCCTGGCAGGGCAATGAGGATGACAACACGACAAACATTAATGGAGGTTTGGAG GGAGGCAGGTATCAAGGGTTTGTTCACAGGAGTTGGTCCTCGTGTTGCCCGTGCAGGCCCTTCCGTTGGGATTGTTGTCTCATTCTATGAAGTTGTGAAGTATGTTCTACATAACCGATAA
- the LOC102613232 gene encoding low affinity inorganic phosphate transporter 4, producing MSTNKLAVLNALDTARTQWYHVTAIVIAGMGFFTDAYDLFCISTVSKLLGRLYYYDPANPKHNPGKLPTPINNFVIGVALVGTLTGQLFFGWLGDKLGRKKVYGITLILMVICAICSGLSFGSSARSVIGTLCFFRFWLGFGIGGDYPLSATIMSEYANKKTRGAFIAAVFAMQGVGIIFAGLVSMILSKIFLQLFPAPAFEDDEIFSTQPEGDYLWRIVLMLGALPALTTYYWRMKMPETGRYTAIIEGNAKQAASDMGRVLDIEIDEEHDKLSQFKEVNKYPLLSREFFQRHGLHLIGTMSTWFLLDIAFYSQNLTQKDIFPAMGLVHKAPQVNALREVFETSRAMFVVALLGTFPGYWFTVFLIEKIGRFIIQLVGFFMMSLFMLIIGIKYDYLKNDNKWLFATLYGLTFFFANFGPNSTTFVLPAELFPTRVRSTCHALSAAAGKAGAMIGAFVVQSYTLDEDSKKIQHAVLVLAFTNMLGFCCTFLVTETKGRSLEEISGEDGGVGYYHDTEMSSRPTGARQSGRMEAI from the coding sequence ATGAGTACCAATAAGCTAGCTGTGCTTAATGCTCTTGACACTGCTAGGACTCAATGGTACCATGTCACAGCCATTGTCATCGCTGGCATGGGCTTCTTCACCGATGCTTACGACCTCTTTTGCATCTCTACCGTCTCAAAGCTCCTCGGCCGGCTTTATTACTACGATCCGGCTAACCCAAAACACAACCCAGGGAAGCTCCCCACCCCCATAAACAACTTTGTCATCGGTGTTGCCCTAGTTGGAACCCTAACAGGCCAATTATTCTTCGGTTGGCTCGGTGACAAGCTTGGCAGAAAGAAAGTCTATGGAATAACCCTAATTTTAATGGTGATTTGTGCCATTTGCTCCGGCTTATCATTTGGTTCTTCAGCACGATCTGTTATAGGAACCCTTTGTTTCTTCAGGTTTTGGCTAGGGTTTGGCATCGGTGGCGATTATCCACTCTCTGCTACAATCATGTCCGAGTATGCCAATAAGAAGACACGCGGCGCTTTCATAGCAGCGGTGTTTGCCATGCAAGGTGTCGGCATTATATTTGCCGGGCTTGTTTCGATGATCTTGTCCAAGATTTTTCTACAGTTGTTCCCAGCTCCAGCATTCGAAGATGATGAAATCTTTTCAACACAGCCTGAAGGAGACTACTTATGGCGAATTGTGCTTATGCTTGGTGCTCTCCCAGCTCTCACGACATACTACTGGCGTATGAAAATGCCCGAAACGGGGCGTTACACGGCCATAATTGAAGGCAATGCTAAGCAAGCAGCTTCTGACATGGGGAGAGTTCTTGATATCGAGATTGATGAAGAACATGACAAGTTATCACAATTTAAAGAAGTTAACAAGTACCCATTACTGTCTCGGGAGTTCTTCCAGCGCCACGGCCTTCATTTGATTGGCACAATGAGCACATGGTTCTTGCTAGACATAGcattttatagccaaaatttgACCCAGAAAGATATTTTCCCCGCGATGGGACTCGTACACAAGGCTCCCCAAGTTAATGCCCTGAGAGAAGTTTTCGAAACTTCCCGTGCCATGTTTGTTGTCGCGTTGCTTGGTACCTTCCCCGGATACTGGTTCACCGTCTTCTTAATCGAGAAAATCGGTCGCTTCATTATCCAACTCGTCGGTTTCTTCATGATGTCGTTATTCATGCTCATTATCGGCATCAAATATGATTACCTCAAGAACGATAACAAGTGGCTGTTTGCTACTTTGTACGGGCtaacatttttctttgcaaATTTTGGACCGAACAGCACGACATTTGTACTACCCGCGGAGCTGTTCCCGACGCGGGTGAGGTCCACGTGTCATGCGCTGAGTGCCGCAGCTGGGAAGGCCGGGGCTATGATCGGAGCGTTTGTGGTGCAATCTTATACCTTGGATGAGGACTCCAAGAAAATTCAACATGCAGTTCTGGTTTTGGCGTTCACAAATATGCTAGGGTTTTGTTGCACGTTCTTGGTTACTGAGACCAAAGGAAGGTCTTTGGAGGAAATCTCCGGCGAAGATGGTGGAGTTGGCTATTACCATGACACTGAAATGTCGTCGAGGCCAACGGGGGCTCGTCAAAGCGGCCGCATGGAAGCTATATAA
- the LOC102613516 gene encoding plastid division protein PDV1 — MKWEMEIDEIEAVLEKIWDLHDKLSDAIHSISRTHFLNSIKALKKTDKNKLYNDVVEDNRAGFVFVKGFRVDDNESASAIQEAKSLNAIRTALENLEDQLEVLHTVQTNQRAEKDAAIARLEQSRIVLAMRLSEHHGKKHKVIEEALAFVGDVQDAARFISPDNLYGSPVSPSGQNFAAPEGRMCNGLIHALISSFDFAKKTLKLDQVGGILSNAAIVAVSMIALLHLHQAAYKEHPQKQDERVYSNRAVRKTTQLESSSPNTQLNQLDVMSARG; from the exons ATGAAATGGGAAATGGAGATCGACGAAATCGAAGCGGTTCTGGAGAAAATATGGGACCTACACGACAAGCTAAGCGACGCAATTCACTCGATTTCGCGGACTCACTTCCTCAATTCCATCAAAGCGCTGAAAAAAACCGACAAGAACAAGCTCTACAACGACGTCGTTGAGGACAACCGGGCCGGATTCGTGTTCGTGAAGGGGTTTCGGGTCGATGATAATGAGTCGGCGTCGGCGATTCAAGAGGCTAAGAGTTTGAATGCGATTCGGACAGCTCTTGAGAATTTAGAAGATCAGCTTGAGGTTTTGCAC ACTGTACAGACTAACCAACGGGCAGAGAAAGATGCAGCAATTGCACGATTAGAACAAAGTCGAATTGTTCTTGCAATGAGATTGTCTGAACACCATGGTAAGAAGCATAAAGTCATTGAAGAAGCTTTAGCTTTTGTGGGGGATGTACAAGATGCTGCACGCTTTATTTCACCTGACAACCTTTATGGTTCACCAGTAAGTCCTTCTGGTCAGAACTTTGCGGCACCTGAAGGGAGGATGTGCAATGGACTTATCCACGCTCTCATATCAAGTTTTGACTTTGCAAAGAAAACCCTTAAGCTGGATCAAGTGGGTGGGATTCTCAGCAATGCTGCTATTGTTGCAGTTAGCATGATTGCATTGCTACATTTACATCAGGCTGCTTATAAGGAGCATCCACAAAAGCAAGATGAAAGAGTCTACAGCAACCGAGCAGTGAGAAAAACTACTCAGCTGGAGAGTTCATCTCCCAATACTCAATTGAACCAGTTGGATGTGATGTCAGCCAGGGGTTAA